The Plasmodium sp. gorilla clade G2 genome assembly, chromosome: 6 genome has a segment encoding these proteins:
- a CDS encoding RNA methyltransferase, putative has protein sequence MNLILISSKIIYKNNEEYFFKTDSRQTSHLKNILNVTLNQIIKVGVINKGKGEGIIVEENKSYYIIKLLTPIHLEEKSDDNILPIDVVICIPRPKVLNKLLQQLSSLGVKKIIIVFSDFSNKCYESSKVLKNEEIKLALQLGLEQAMCTRFPEIYIHYSFSSFFMNIEKYTDEHTLKICAHTNVEKKKNSEAIEYSILNMDKGKILLMLGCERGFSELELYLIKKLNFHFFNLTERILKCETALLIIIGQLLLLTENISLRKSGSKMRRFSPHKKEIINNNICENITHIENNNDIKNNFGNDKIQCKMQLINEVKKLLTEETFSSEQLITFIKNTLHVQEKKHICSTTDNYLCLPDEKLDINDDVNIIDILLRDISSYNENEETNFEKIYLSLQLKKIKYKHRFYLSYGDIKNNVDDDGVYIYRTQRYISKKKN, from the coding sequence atgaatttaaTACTCATTAGTtccaaaataatatataaaaacaatgaagaatatttttttaaaacagaTAGTAGACAAACAAGCCATTTAAAGAACATATTAAATGTTACGTTAAATCAGATTATTAAAGTGGGAGTGATAAATAAAGGTAAAGGAGAAGGAATAATTGTAGAAGAGAACAAaagttattatattataaaattattaacgCCTATTCATTTAGAAGAAAAATCAGATGATAACATTCTTCCTATAGATGTTGTTATATGTATACCTCGACCAAAAGTGTTAAATAAACTTTTACAACAATTATCTTCATTGGGggtgaaaaaaattattattgtattttCTGATTTTTCCAATAAATGTTATGAATCCAGTaaagttttaaaaaatgaagaaattaaaCTTGCTCTTCAGTTGGGCTTAGAACAAGCCATGTGTACTAGATTTCCagaaatttatatacattactCATTTAGctctttttttatgaatattgaaaaatatacagATGAACatacattaaaaatatgtgcACATACAaatgttgaaaaaaaaaaaaattctgaaGCAATTGAATACTCCATTTTGAATATGGATAAAGGGAAAATCCTTTTAATGCTTGGATGTGAAAGAGGATTTTCAGAACttgaattatatttaataaaaaaattaaacttccatttttttaatttaacaGAACGAATTTTAAAATGCGAAACAGCtttgttaataataattggaCAACTTCTTTTATTAAcagaaaatatatcattaagaAAAAGTGGATCCAAAATGAGACGATTCTCACcacataaaaaagaaataataaataataatatatgtgaaaatataacacatatagaaaataataatgacattaaaaataattttggtAATGATAAAATTCAATGTAAAATGCAACTTATAAATGAagtaaagaaattattaacGGAGGAAACATTTTCTTCTGAACAGTTAAtaacttttataaaaaatacctTGCATGTTCAGGAGAAAAAACACATATGCAGCACAACagataattatttatgtttaccTGATGAAAAATTGGATATTAATGATGATGTCAACATAATTGATATTCTTTTAAGGGATATATCTtcttataatgaaaatgaagaaactaattttgaaaaaatatatttaagttTACAactgaagaaaataaaatataagcatcgtttttatttatcatatggtgacataaaaaataatgtggATGATGAtggtgtgtatatatatagaacacaaagatatatatcaaagaaaaaaaattaa
- a CDS encoding vacuolar transporter chaperone, putative, protein MDDIPSHYKKYYVSYKKIKRKILKMRKKYKKKLEKDLVQNTVKMVDKQGMMMLPPFLYNDIISKEIMKINMFADYKYKEIIYNLKNIYYTLKEIQCDKQSKYIYNNICSDKDYINLECIEKKLDLIGNDIIHIDFFIHTNYKIIMKLGFFFDKVMNISINQWLLLSLIREKFCNLNIDNLIVYLSFLYSLLKDNINVQEDKNKIWIPPDTFERTSSKFLIRYKDIVYTKVKIVKHLPYLIFGLTNEDIENNFKELIAQEIFENLNNENEYGEKTNKVCEKINEKISHKHIDDKMNNMYYNIPDNISSDISQNRNTKKDKILKPLNESQQITSIYFDNKDATCYSRRILRYENAQLIRFRWYNNNDGDPNKEIFIERKTHHEEWTGEASTKERFLLDQKYVLKFMKGDLNIYDFFLKKLNKQKKKYHEKKKENKMFHHGYDNINHNNNNNNINHNNNNNNNNINHNNNNNNNINHNNYNICDEENICTYKKKIKKNMKLAKDIQKMIIKNNLEPIIRTSYLRSAFQSHNNNSIRISIDTNISLLNEYVNKRKNWCRLSEEALRKNEIIRLNYGIIEIKLKTDNMPIWITNILNNNESINAYKYSKYQTAMALLHAEKIKYIPIWIHQNIQSTFNSSNNNNINNIYNNSIQTLSNQYITNNNNNHVLSLNHNILNMSNSSTYKINIMSNTYTNQFNISQCNTLQKYNLLQKTSFWLHTKYDKPNKKYKTINLIKIDPKINFAAERTFLHYILVSLYINILALFLQKYKNQTGHLNLVILLLLFTSFTSLISTYFFFLKRIDIIQRRKTREPIMGRLRFDSFFSPLIFLLLLFFSIILSIYYNFNI, encoded by the exons ATGGATGATATTCCAAGTCATTATAAGAAATACTACGTTtcctataaaaaaataaaaaggaaaatattaaaaatgagaaaGAAGTATAAAAAGAAG ctCGAAAAAGACCTAGTACAAAATACAGTCAAAATGGTTGATAAGCAag gtaTGATGATGCTGCCCCCCTTTTTATATAACGATATTATAAGTAAAGAGATTATGAAGATAAATATGTTTGCtgattataaatacaaaGAAATCATTTACaatttaaagaatatatattatactttaAAAGAGATTCAATGTGATAAACAAagcaaatatatttataataatatatgtagtgacaaagattatataaatctaGAATGTATTGAGAAAAAACTAGATCTTATAGGAAatgatattattcatatcgaTTTTTTTATACACACAAACTATAAGATTATAATGAAGttaggttttttttttgataaggTTATGAATATATCAATAAATCAGTGGTTACTTTTAAGTTTAATAAGAGAAAAATTTTGTAATcttaatatagataatttgatagtatatttatcttttttatattctttattaaaagataatattaatgttcAAGAggataaaaacaaaatatggATACCTCCTGATACATTCGAAAGAACATCTTCcaaatttttaataagatATAAAGATATTGTCTATACAAAAGTGAAGATAGTCAAACATTTgccatatttaatttttggattaacaaatgaagatatagaaaataatttcaAGGAATTAATTGCACAGGAAATTTTTGAAAATCtcaataatgaaaatgaatatggagaaaaaacaaataaagtgtgtgaaaaaattaatgaaaagATATCTCATAAACATATTGATGATAAgatgaataatatgtattataatataccTGATAATATTTCTTCTGATATATCACAGAAtagaaatacaaaaaaagatAAGATATTAAAACCTTTAAATGAGTCTCAACAAATAACATCCATctattttgataataaagaTGCGACATGCTATTCTAGAAGAATATTGAGATATGAAAACGCTCAACTTATACGTTTTAGGtggtataataataatgatggagatcctaataaagaaatatttatagaGAGAAAAACTCATCATGAAGAATGGACAGGTGAAGCTTCAACAAAAGAAAGATTTTTACTTGAtcaaaaatatgttttaaaatttatgaaaggagatttaaatatttatgatttctttttaaaaaaattaaataaacaaaaaaaaaagtaccatgaaaaaaaaaaggaaaataaaatgtttcACCACggatatgataatattaatcacaacaataataataataatatcaatcacaataataataataataataataatatcaatcacaataataataataataataatatcaatcacaataattataatatttgtgatgaagaaaatatttgtacatataaaaaaaaaataaaaaaaaatatgaaattagCAAAGGATATACAAAAgatgattataaaaaataatctaGAACCTATAATTAGAACATCATATTTACGTTCAGCATTTCAatcacataataataattctattCGAATATCTATAGATACAAATATATCTTTGTTAAATgaatatgttaataaaagaaaaaactgGTGTAGATTATCTGAAGAAGCTctaagaaaaaatgaaattataagATTGAATTATGGAATCatagaaataaaattaaaaacagaTAATATGCCAATATGGATtactaatatattaaataataatgaatctATTAATGCTTATAAATATTCTAAATATCAAACAGCTATGGCATTATTACATgcagaaaaaattaaatatatacctaTATGGATTCATCAAAATATACAATCCACATTTAAttcatcaaataataataatataaataatatatataataattctataCAAACATTATCTAatcaatatataacaaataataataataatcatgtTCTATCTTTAAATCATAATATTCTCAATATGTCTAATTCATCtacttataaaataaatatcatgTCAAATACATATACAAACCAATTCAATATTTCTCAGTGTAATACcctacaaaaatataatctcCTTCAAAAAACATCTTTCTGGTTACATACTAAATATGATAAAcctaataaaaaatataaaacaatcaATCTAATTAAAATAGATCCTAAAATTAATTTCGCAGCTGAAAGAACATTccttcattatatattagtatctttatatattaatatattggCTCTCTTCttgcaaaaatataaaaatcaaaCAGGACATTTAAATCTCGTTATACTTTTACTATTATTTACGTCTTTTACTTCTTTAATATCAActtactttttctttttaaaaaggaTTGATATCATTCAAAG aagGAAAACTAGGGAACCAATCATGGGACGCTTACGATTCGATAGTTTTTTTAgtcctttaatttttttattacttctttttttttctataattttatcaatatattacaattttaatatatga